A single window of Chloracidobacterium thermophilum B DNA harbors:
- a CDS encoding putative CRISPR-associated protein, with protein sequence MNKPSILICTVGTSLFQPNLEALKKGLSNDGIKPEYRPLAEAYQRGDWPGVAKALRPLPASDRVCGAEINSIASLLEKEYIPADCGLFFLHSSTDKGRDIAAILKDYYLNKGHALVETVEVEDLQDEDPKRFRTKGLRNLARNVCRIVRERSAAACAINATGGYKAQIAVAVLLGQALGIPVFYKHELFSEIIAFPPLPVAFDFEVWMRASGMLYDLERTSDPVPASTYAEEWQETYESLVERVPIDGQDYLELSPVGQIFHETFRERFRTDRSQVLPPKALQKHPPRLEKDAGWPGEHPEVEVFMKKVTDEVEQVVQCATFYFNPDLPQRTRFRCGAKGIEGIYSDGRFTVKFRVESTAKTPGEQAAVVASLNEWLSRQQT encoded by the coding sequence GTGAACAAGCCAAGCATTCTGATCTGTACCGTTGGCACGAGTCTGTTTCAGCCCAACCTGGAAGCTTTGAAGAAAGGCCTGTCCAACGACGGTATCAAGCCGGAATACCGCCCCCTGGCCGAAGCCTACCAACGTGGCGACTGGCCGGGAGTTGCCAAAGCCCTGCGCCCTTTGCCGGCCAGTGACCGGGTGTGCGGCGCAGAGATCAACTCCATTGCCAGCCTGCTTGAGAAGGAATACATCCCGGCAGACTGTGGACTGTTTTTTCTTCACTCCAGCACGGACAAGGGACGCGACATCGCGGCCATTCTCAAGGATTACTACCTGAACAAGGGTCACGCTCTGGTGGAGACCGTCGAAGTGGAGGACTTGCAGGACGAAGACCCAAAGCGGTTTCGTACCAAGGGGCTGCGCAACCTGGCGCGGAATGTCTGCCGCATTGTCCGGGAACGTTCAGCCGCAGCCTGCGCCATCAATGCCACCGGCGGCTACAAGGCGCAGATAGCCGTTGCCGTACTGCTCGGCCAGGCTCTGGGCATTCCGGTGTTTTACAAGCACGAACTCTTCAGCGAAATCATCGCCTTTCCGCCCCTGCCCGTGGCCTTTGACTTCGAGGTGTGGATGCGTGCCAGCGGCATGCTGTACGACCTGGAACGGACATCCGATCCCGTTCCGGCATCCACCTATGCCGAGGAATGGCAGGAAACATACGAGAGCCTGGTTGAACGGGTCCCGATTGACGGGCAGGACTATCTGGAGCTGTCGCCGGTCGGGCAGATTTTTCACGAGACCTTTCGCGAACGCTTCCGTACCGACCGCAGCCAAGTGCTGCCCCCCAAGGCGTTGCAAAAGCATCCGCCCCGGCTGGAAAAAGATGCCGGCTGGCCCGGGGAGCACCCGGAAGTGGAAGTCTTCATGAAGAAGGTGACGGATGAAGTTGAGCAGGTCGTACAGTGTGCAACCTTCTACTTCAACCCCGACCTGCCCCAGCGCACGCGCTTTCGCTGCGGCGCGAAGGGCATCGAAGGGATATATT